A genomic region of Paralichthys olivaceus isolate ysfri-2021 chromosome 18, ASM2471397v2, whole genome shotgun sequence contains the following coding sequences:
- the lyz gene encoding lysozyme C: protein MRTLVVLLLVAVANARVYERCEWARLLRNQGMDGYRGISLANWVCLSEWESHYNTRATNHNTDGSTDYGIFQINSRWWCNDSQTPTSNACNIRCSELLTDDVIVAIKCAKRVVQDPNGIGAWVAWRQHCQGQDLSSYLAGCGL from the exons ATGAGGACTCTGGTGGTTCTGCTCCTCGTGGCTGTGGCCAACGCTCGAGTCTACGAACGCTGTGAATGGGCCCGACTGCTGAGAAATCAGGGGATGGATGGTTACCGTGGCATCAGTCTGGCTAACT GGGTTTGTCTGAGTGAGTGGGAGTCACACTACAACACCAGAGCCACCAACCACAACACTGATGGATCCACTGACTACGGCATCTTCCAGATCAACAGTCGCTGGTGGTGTAACGACAGCCAGACGCCCACTTCTAACGCCTGTAACATCAGATGCAGTG AGCTTctgactgatgatgtcattgtggCGATCAAATGTGCCAAAAGAGTGGTCCAGGATCCAAACGGGATCGGAGCCTG GGTGGCGTGGCGTCAGCACTGTCAGGGCCAGGACCTGTCGTCCTATCTGGCAGGATGTGGTCTGTAA